The following are encoded in a window of Bordetella genomosp. 10 genomic DNA:
- a CDS encoding glycoside hydrolase family 31 protein: MPSKYDFAHTNQLETVELLTARPSRIDFDAGDGLRLVVEAHAPNVLRLRFGPAHQFADDKPTPRARAVAEMLLARQEAVGEATVAPVGDGAGWRITQGDTALEVHGDPVRVALFKGEQRVLESALNEHTPGFGHNALDDANEAVWTAGFALGAQERVYGLGETPGDLNRRGEDVVSDDPEHRALPLAWSPSGWGVYVNTIRRVQHAPGVAPADDAYIVTVDDTVLDLFLFAGEPGEVLNQYTALTGRAGQPVLWAMGIWLRQAEGEMPTQTAALIERLREQQLPLDAVSLAQPAAWSFLADKPLLEWDATRFPDARQMLALFHKHNVHVCASGFPGVVLHTPLFEELEDRGWLLLKDEGGAQVFDGTPASGGRPFGLLDLTHRDVYSLWVERHRQLIDDGLDAPAGDAQPNIPDNVTARGGESGPALRTIYPLLARRALYDAVAGLKVPPEGVAPGADLFPGAQRLPWQTGPAVSNDWHGLQHSLRTALSIGASGVPVQMHNLGSATAPHEAMTPELYLRWLTFGVFSANFCFEGVDRLLPWAFGEETLAHARTWLQWRYRLVPYVLGAIEDAARTGLPVQRSMAMSFPNDPQAHDWDLQYLLGPALLVAPIVQPGQSLQVYLPKGEAWWDLNTGHRYEGGSVLTVECGLGQYPVFGREGHMLCLGPAAQHTGEFNSARILDEVWMFGMPVHNPVVMRNKIRVMQMQGSSYIKGLEGLRILPSEGLEVKRRGAEVRISRAR; the protein is encoded by the coding sequence GTGCCGTCCAAGTACGACTTTGCCCACACTAACCAACTCGAGACGGTCGAGTTGCTGACTGCCCGCCCCAGCCGTATCGATTTCGACGCGGGCGACGGTCTGCGCCTGGTGGTCGAGGCGCATGCGCCGAACGTGCTCCGCCTGCGTTTCGGGCCCGCCCATCAGTTCGCCGACGACAAGCCGACGCCACGCGCGCGGGCGGTCGCCGAAATGTTGCTGGCGCGCCAGGAGGCGGTGGGCGAGGCCACCGTGGCTCCCGTGGGCGACGGCGCCGGCTGGCGCATCACGCAGGGCGATACGGCCCTGGAAGTGCATGGCGATCCGGTTCGCGTGGCCTTGTTCAAGGGCGAACAGCGCGTTCTCGAATCGGCGCTCAACGAACACACGCCGGGTTTCGGCCACAACGCGCTAGACGACGCCAACGAGGCGGTTTGGACCGCCGGTTTCGCGCTCGGCGCGCAGGAGCGCGTCTACGGCCTGGGCGAAACCCCGGGCGACCTGAACCGGCGCGGCGAGGACGTCGTCTCCGACGATCCTGAACATCGCGCCCTGCCGCTGGCCTGGAGCCCGTCGGGCTGGGGCGTCTACGTCAACACCATCCGCCGCGTGCAGCACGCTCCGGGCGTGGCGCCGGCCGACGATGCCTACATCGTGACGGTCGACGATACCGTCCTGGATCTTTTCCTGTTCGCCGGCGAGCCGGGCGAAGTGCTCAATCAGTACACCGCCCTGACCGGCCGCGCCGGGCAGCCCGTGCTGTGGGCGATGGGTATCTGGCTGCGCCAGGCCGAAGGCGAAATGCCCACGCAGACCGCGGCCCTGATCGAGCGCCTGCGCGAGCAGCAACTGCCGCTGGACGCGGTGTCGCTGGCGCAGCCGGCGGCCTGGTCCTTCCTGGCCGACAAGCCGCTGCTGGAATGGGACGCGACGCGCTTCCCGGACGCCAGGCAGATGCTCGCGCTGTTCCACAAGCACAACGTGCACGTGTGCGCCTCCGGCTTCCCCGGTGTCGTGCTGCACACGCCGCTGTTCGAGGAGCTCGAGGATCGCGGCTGGCTGCTGCTCAAGGACGAGGGCGGCGCCCAGGTTTTCGACGGCACGCCGGCCTCGGGCGGCAGGCCCTTCGGCCTGCTGGACCTGACGCATCGCGACGTCTATTCGCTGTGGGTGGAGCGTCACCGCCAGTTGATCGACGACGGCCTGGATGCGCCGGCGGGCGATGCCCAGCCGAATATTCCCGACAACGTCACCGCGCGCGGCGGCGAGTCGGGCCCGGCCTTGCGCACCATCTATCCCTTGCTGGCGCGGCGCGCGCTGTATGACGCCGTGGCCGGCCTCAAGGTGCCGCCCGAGGGCGTGGCGCCCGGCGCCGACCTGTTCCCGGGGGCGCAGCGCCTGCCGTGGCAGACGGGCCCCGCCGTCAGCAACGACTGGCACGGCCTGCAGCACAGCCTGCGGACGGCCTTGTCCATCGGCGCCAGCGGCGTGCCGGTGCAGATGCACAACCTCGGCTCCGCCACCGCGCCGCACGAGGCCATGACGCCGGAGCTCTATCTGCGCTGGCTGACATTCGGCGTGTTCTCGGCCAATTTCTGTTTCGAAGGCGTGGACCGACTGCTGCCCTGGGCCTTCGGCGAGGAAACGCTGGCGCATGCGCGGACCTGGCTGCAGTGGCGCTACCGCCTGGTGCCCTACGTGCTGGGCGCCATCGAGGACGCCGCCCGCACCGGCTTGCCGGTGCAGCGTTCGATGGCGATGTCCTTCCCCAACGACCCGCAGGCCCACGACTGGGATCTGCAATACCTGCTGGGACCGGCGCTGCTGGTGGCGCCCATTGTGCAGCCGGGCCAGAGCCTGCAGGTCTACCTGCCCAAGGGCGAGGCTTGGTGGGACCTGAACACCGGCCATCGTTACGAAGGCGGCAGCGTGCTGACCGTCGAATGCGGCCTGGGCCAATACCCGGTGTTCGGGCGCGAGGGCCATATGCTGTGCCTGGGACCCGCCGCCCAGCATACGGGCGAATTCAATTCGGCCCGCATCCTGGACGAAGTCTGGATGTTCGGCATGCCGGTGCACAACCCCGTGGTGATGCGCAACAAGATCCGCGTCATGCAGATGCAGGGGTCCAGCTACATCAAGGGCCTGGAAGGCCTGCGCATCCTGCCGTCCGAAGGGTTGGAGGTCAAGCGCCGCGGCGCCGAAGTGCGCATCTCGCGCGCACGCTGA
- a CDS encoding inositol monophosphatase family protein, translating into MPNTSQTPSTEAPLDLGAALDAAVTAAHAGAAILQSYSHHRADLVIDRKARNDLVSQADREAEEAVIQELRERTPQFGIVAEETGGKVAGRATWYIDPLDGTTNFLHGIPHYAVSIALIAHAGTQVAAGTTVEVDTPVVAAIYDPSREELFNAVYGIGAWLNGHRIHCSRTQTLDDAVLATGFPFRDFSFADQYMPTLHHAINHTRGVRRLGAAALDLAWTAAGRFDGYWEMGLAPWDVAAGTLILREAGGVAEDMYGVDPWPIGGYVVSGNPQIAQALKGMLAPHLKAPPAKQG; encoded by the coding sequence ATGCCAAACACCAGCCAGACTCCGTCGACGGAAGCACCTCTCGACCTGGGCGCGGCACTGGATGCCGCGGTGACGGCGGCGCACGCCGGCGCCGCCATCCTGCAATCTTATTCGCATCACCGCGCCGATCTCGTGATCGACCGCAAGGCCCGCAACGACCTGGTCTCGCAGGCCGACCGCGAGGCCGAGGAAGCCGTCATCCAGGAACTGCGCGAGCGCACGCCGCAATTCGGCATCGTCGCCGAGGAAACCGGCGGCAAGGTCGCCGGCCGCGCGACCTGGTATATCGATCCGCTGGACGGCACCACCAACTTCCTGCACGGCATCCCGCATTACGCGGTGTCGATCGCGCTGATCGCCCACGCCGGCACGCAGGTCGCCGCCGGCACGACCGTCGAGGTCGATACGCCGGTGGTGGCCGCGATCTACGATCCCAGCCGGGAAGAGCTGTTCAACGCCGTCTACGGCATCGGGGCCTGGCTCAACGGTCATCGCATCCACTGCTCGCGCACGCAGACGCTGGACGACGCGGTCCTGGCCACCGGCTTTCCCTTCCGCGATTTTTCCTTCGCCGACCAATACATGCCGACGCTGCACCATGCCATCAACCACACGCGCGGCGTGCGGCGGCTGGGCGCGGCGGCGCTGGACCTGGCCTGGACCGCGGCCGGGCGTTTCGACGGCTACTGGGAAATGGGCCTGGCGCCCTGGGACGTGGCCGCCGGCACGCTGATCCTGCGCGAAGCGGGCGGCGTGGCCGAGGACATGTACGGCGTCGATCCCTGGCCCATCGGCGGCTACGTGGTGTCGGGCAACCCGCAGATCGCCCAGGCGTTGAAGGGCATGCTGGCGCCGCACCTGAAGGCGCCGCCGGCAAAACAGGGCTGA
- a CDS encoding methionine ABC transporter ATP-binding protein, with protein MIHIENLHKTYATPHGCFEALRGISLDIAPGEVFGIIGPSGAGKSTLVQCINLLERPDEGTIAIGGQPLTGLSEVQLRQQRRRIGMVFQGFNLLARRTVYGNVALPLEIAGVAKAEIPARVERLLALVGLEHLRDRYPSQISGGQKQRVGIARALANSPDVLLSDEATSALDPETTHNILALLRDINRKTGVTVVMITHQMEVVREVCDRVAVLAQGSVVEMGRTLDVFAAPRHEVTRAMVSAATSADLSEASLQAVRQRMKDAAARKPEAPVRLLRLSLGGADDGAGVLLQLARQFDLDLHIVQARVDDVQGVAVGTLFVLAQGLPAALQQAVAALAAREITVQEIAHESATVRSSAFLAA; from the coding sequence ATGATTCATATCGAAAATCTCCATAAAACCTATGCCACGCCGCACGGCTGCTTCGAGGCCTTGCGGGGCATCAGCCTGGACATCGCCCCGGGCGAGGTTTTTGGAATCATCGGCCCCAGCGGGGCCGGCAAGAGCACCCTGGTCCAGTGCATCAACCTGCTGGAACGTCCCGACGAAGGCACGATCGCCATCGGCGGCCAGCCGCTGACCGGATTGTCCGAAGTCCAGTTGCGCCAGCAGCGCCGCCGCATCGGCATGGTGTTCCAGGGATTCAATCTGCTGGCGCGCCGCACGGTCTACGGCAACGTGGCGCTGCCGCTGGAAATCGCCGGCGTCGCCAAGGCCGAGATCCCGGCGCGCGTCGAACGCCTGCTGGCGCTGGTCGGCCTGGAGCACCTGCGCGACCGCTATCCCAGCCAGATCAGCGGCGGACAGAAGCAGCGGGTGGGCATCGCCCGCGCGTTGGCCAATTCGCCGGACGTGCTGCTCAGCGACGAGGCCACGTCGGCGCTGGATCCGGAAACCACGCACAACATCCTGGCCCTGCTGCGCGACATCAATCGCAAGACCGGCGTCACCGTGGTCATGATCACGCACCAGATGGAAGTGGTGCGCGAGGTCTGCGACCGCGTGGCCGTGCTCGCGCAGGGGAGCGTCGTCGAAATGGGGCGCACGCTGGACGTCTTCGCCGCGCCGCGCCACGAGGTGACGCGCGCCATGGTGTCGGCCGCCACCTCGGCCGACCTCAGCGAGGCCAGCCTGCAGGCCGTGCGCCAGCGCATGAAGGATGCGGCCGCCCGCAAGCCCGAGGCGCCGGTGCGGTTGCTGCGCCTGTCGCTGGGCGGCGCCGACGATGGCGCGGGCGTGCTGCTGCAGTTGGCGCGCCAGTTCGATCTCGACCTGCACATCGTGCAGGCGCGCGTCGATGACGTGCAAGGCGTTGCCGTCGGCACCCTGTTCGTCCTGGCGCAGGGCCTGCCGGCCGCCTTGCAGCAGGCCGTGGCCGCCCTGGCTGCCCGAGAAATCACCGTACAAGAAATTGCCCATGAGTCCGCAACTGTTCGATCTTCTGCTTTCCTCGCTGCTTGA
- a CDS encoding AMP-binding protein, which translates to MPRPWLSHYPQGVPADISADGYVSLVDLLDRACDRYASRVACTALGTDISYGRLDRHARHFAGWLQSLDLAPGSRVALMMPNVPAYLACMLGVLRAGHVVVNVNPLYRPAELRRQMEDSGAEVIVVLERFAHVVQEARGQASPRHVVVVAIGDLLGGLKETLVNVVARHVRKAVPPWRIAGARTLAAVLHAGQRAGFAPPALSMDNLAVLQYTGGTTGIPKGAMLTHRNLVNNVLQTEAVAWPALHDIAGQLTILSALPLYHVFAMTVCGLYGIHAGMRNLLILDPRDQATLVKAWRRTPVNIFPGVNTLFNALSHNPDFAALDFSGLRLTFGGGMAVQGAVAERWMKMTGRPVIEGYGLSETSPVAAVNPTNSLAYTGSIGLPVPSTDIAILDDAGRPLPYGERGEVCIRGPQVMRGYWRRPDETRMVMTEDGFFRTGDIGVMDEQGYIRIVDRKKDMITVSGFKVYPNEVEDAIAALPGVREVAAIGVDDAHSGEVVKAYVVRDDETVTETQVQEWCRARLTGYKCPRTVEFREELPKSNVGKILRRELREQ; encoded by the coding sequence ATGCCCCGTCCATGGCTCAGCCACTATCCGCAGGGCGTGCCCGCGGATATTTCCGCCGATGGCTACGTGTCCCTGGTCGATTTGCTGGACCGCGCCTGCGACCGCTATGCCAGCCGCGTCGCCTGCACGGCCCTGGGGACCGATATCAGCTATGGACGGCTGGACCGCCATGCCCGCCATTTCGCGGGCTGGCTGCAATCCCTGGATCTGGCGCCCGGCAGCCGGGTGGCCCTGATGATGCCCAATGTCCCCGCCTACCTGGCCTGCATGCTGGGTGTGCTGCGGGCCGGCCACGTGGTGGTCAACGTCAATCCGCTCTACCGGCCCGCGGAGTTGCGGCGGCAGATGGAGGACAGCGGCGCCGAAGTCATCGTCGTGCTGGAGCGCTTCGCGCACGTGGTGCAGGAGGCGCGCGGCCAGGCGTCGCCGCGCCACGTGGTCGTGGTGGCGATCGGCGACCTGCTCGGCGGCCTGAAGGAAACGCTGGTCAACGTCGTGGCGCGCCATGTCAGGAAGGCGGTGCCGCCCTGGCGCATCGCCGGCGCGCGCACCCTGGCGGCCGTCCTGCACGCCGGGCAGCGCGCCGGGTTCGCGCCGCCGGCGCTGTCGATGGACAACCTGGCCGTGCTGCAATACACGGGCGGCACCACCGGCATACCCAAGGGGGCGATGCTCACCCATCGCAACCTGGTCAACAACGTCCTGCAGACCGAGGCCGTGGCCTGGCCCGCCCTGCACGATATCGCCGGGCAACTGACCATCCTCAGCGCCCTGCCGCTCTATCACGTCTTCGCCATGACGGTCTGCGGCCTGTACGGCATCCATGCGGGGATGCGCAACCTGCTGATCCTCGACCCGCGCGACCAGGCCACGCTGGTCAAGGCGTGGCGCCGCACGCCGGTGAACATCTTCCCGGGCGTCAACACGCTGTTCAATGCGCTATCGCACAACCCGGACTTCGCCGCGCTCGATTTCTCCGGCTTGCGGCTGACCTTCGGCGGCGGCATGGCGGTGCAGGGCGCGGTGGCGGAGCGCTGGATGAAAATGACGGGACGGCCGGTGATCGAAGGCTACGGCCTGTCCGAGACCTCGCCGGTCGCCGCCGTCAACCCGACCAATTCCCTGGCGTATACCGGCAGCATCGGCCTGCCGGTGCCCTCGACCGACATCGCCATCCTCGACGATGCGGGCCGGCCGCTGCCCTATGGCGAGCGCGGCGAGGTGTGTATCCGCGGACCGCAGGTCATGCGCGGCTACTGGCGCCGGCCCGACGAGACGCGGATGGTGATGACCGAGGACGGTTTCTTCCGCACCGGCGATATCGGCGTCATGGACGAGCAGGGCTACATCCGCATCGTCGACCGCAAGAAGGACATGATCACGGTCTCGGGCTTCAAGGTCTATCCGAACGAGGTCGAGGACGCCATCGCCGCCTTGCCGGGCGTGCGGGAAGTGGCCGCCATCGGCGTGGACGACGCGCACTCCGGCGAGGTGGTCAAGGCCTACGTGGTGCGCGACGACGAGACGGTGACCGAGACCCAGGTGCAGGAGTGGTGCCGCGCGCGGCTCACCGGGTACAAGTGCCCGCGCACGGTGGAGTTCCGCGAGGAATTGCCCAAGAGCAACGTGGGCAAGATCCTGCGGCGGGAGCTCCGCGAGCAGTGA
- the mnmD gene encoding tRNA (5-methylaminomethyl-2-thiouridine)(34)-methyltransferase MnmD — MSSLFSYQPLIPAEPATDARGIPYSERYGDIYHSPHGPWGQIDHVFLRGNGLPGRWRGREAFTVCETGFGLGLNFLGLWRAWRNDPARSRRLHMVSFEAHPWRRDDLARLLREHAGADDVRPLGEALLRQWPPLLPGVHRLDFEQGCVTLTLAFGDAAACVPRMRFGADAFFLDGFAPARNPAMWTPELIHALAAHARPGATAATWCSAGAVRRAMQDAGFAVNKEPGFGGKTHMVTARWTGAREGDEGAGEHDRGRLGERVRTGGVLVVGAGLAGAGVAHALALRGIPVTVVDAHAALGTPASSTSAPISPAPGSPAAGLPGPASHSVVLPHGGHLAAALTPLVSRDDNLRARLSRAGSQRALARWLGLPAPAAPLRCGTLQLARDRGRGAQDGADAAAEMHAANESMLAALGFPAEWVRAVDAEEAARLAGLPVSRGGLYFADGLLVRPQALIDALLATPGIARGAARVLRLRSRDDGWIAETDRGDLPSFAAVVLANAAGTPAVLAASGLLEGLPRLARMHALAGEVARIEAGLLDGGPRCIVGGEGYLLPAVDGGCVAGSTYVHGAETAEISAAGQAVCLGKAASLLGGAPAAALSALADALGGTTARVEGAADAANAVGGASATDAAGPAPLPGWAGWRAVLPGRLPAIGPVPAAPGLFLATGYASRGLSWSALAGDLIASMLCDEPQPLETDLLSEIVPR; from the coding sequence ATGTCTTCGTTGTTTTCCTACCAGCCCCTGATTCCCGCCGAGCCCGCCACCGATGCGCGCGGCATTCCCTATAGCGAGCGCTATGGCGATATCTACCATTCCCCGCATGGGCCCTGGGGACAAATCGACCATGTCTTCCTGCGCGGCAACGGCCTGCCCGGCCGCTGGCGGGGGCGGGAGGCCTTCACGGTCTGCGAGACCGGTTTCGGCCTGGGCCTGAATTTCCTGGGCTTGTGGCGCGCCTGGCGCAACGATCCGGCGCGTTCGCGCCGTTTGCACATGGTGTCGTTCGAGGCCCATCCCTGGCGGCGCGACGATCTGGCGCGCCTGTTGCGCGAGCATGCCGGCGCGGATGACGTGCGGCCCTTGGGCGAGGCGCTGCTGCGGCAATGGCCGCCCTTGCTGCCGGGCGTGCATCGCCTGGATTTCGAGCAGGGCTGCGTGACGCTGACGCTGGCGTTCGGCGACGCCGCGGCCTGCGTGCCGCGCATGCGTTTCGGCGCGGATGCATTCTTTCTCGATGGCTTCGCGCCGGCCCGCAATCCGGCCATGTGGACGCCCGAGCTGATCCATGCCCTGGCGGCGCACGCGCGGCCGGGCGCGACCGCCGCCACCTGGTGCAGCGCGGGCGCGGTGCGCCGCGCCATGCAGGACGCCGGTTTCGCGGTGAACAAGGAGCCGGGTTTCGGCGGAAAGACGCATATGGTGACCGCGCGCTGGACCGGCGCGCGGGAGGGCGACGAGGGCGCGGGTGAACACGACCGCGGCCGCTTGGGCGAGCGGGTGCGTACAGGCGGCGTCCTGGTGGTGGGGGCAGGGCTGGCCGGCGCCGGCGTCGCGCATGCCCTGGCGTTGCGAGGGATTCCGGTGACGGTGGTCGATGCGCATGCGGCGTTGGGCACGCCGGCCTCAAGTACTTCGGCGCCAATCTCTCCGGCGCCAGGCTCCCCGGCCGCCGGCCTGCCTGGACCAGCATCCCATTCGGTCGTCCTGCCGCATGGCGGCCACCTGGCGGCGGCACTGACGCCGCTGGTCTCGCGCGACGACAACCTCCGCGCCCGGCTGTCGCGCGCGGGCAGCCAGCGCGCGCTGGCCCGCTGGCTGGGCTTGCCGGCGCCGGCCGCGCCTCTGCGCTGCGGCACTTTGCAATTGGCGCGCGATCGTGGACGTGGCGCGCAGGACGGCGCCGACGCCGCGGCGGAGATGCATGCCGCCAACGAATCAATGCTGGCGGCGCTCGGCTTTCCCGCCGAATGGGTGCGCGCCGTCGATGCCGAGGAAGCGGCGCGGCTGGCGGGCCTGCCGGTATCGCGCGGCGGCCTGTATTTCGCCGACGGCTTGCTGGTGCGGCCGCAAGCGCTGATCGACGCGCTGCTGGCGACGCCCGGCATCGCGCGCGGCGCCGCGCGCGTCCTGCGGCTGCGGTCGCGGGACGACGGCTGGATCGCCGAGACCGATCGCGGCGACTTGCCTTCATTCGCGGCGGTGGTCCTGGCCAATGCCGCCGGCACGCCCGCCGTGCTCGCCGCCAGCGGCTTGCTGGAAGGCCTGCCTCGCCTCGCGCGGATGCACGCGCTGGCGGGCGAGGTGGCGCGGATAGAGGCCGGCCTCCTGGACGGCGGTCCGCGCTGCATCGTCGGCGGCGAGGGCTATCTGCTGCCCGCGGTCGACGGCGGCTGCGTCGCGGGCAGCACCTATGTGCATGGCGCGGAAACGGCGGAAATCAGCGCGGCGGGACAGGCGGTATGCCTGGGCAAGGCCGCCTCGCTGCTGGGCGGCGCGCCCGCGGCCGCGCTGTCGGCGCTCGCCGATGCGTTGGGCGGGACGACGGCGAGGGTGGAGGGCGCTGCGGATGCGGCAAATGCTGTCGGTGGAGCAAGTGCGACGGATGCGGCAGGGCCGGCCCCCTTGCCGGGATGGGCCGGCTGGCGCGCCGTCCTGCCGGGGCGCTTGCCCGCCATCGGTCCCGTTCCGGCGGCGCCGGGCCTGTTCCTGGCGACCGGTTATGCCTCCCGGGGGTTGAGTTGGAGCGCCCTGGCCGGCGACCTCATCGCGTCCATGCTGTGCGATGAGCCCCAGCCGTTGGAGACGGACCTGTTGTCCGAAATCGTCCCACGCTGA
- a CDS encoding M20 aminoacylase family protein, with translation MNLLEPIVAWQAEIAAIRRDLHAHPELSYEEHRTADVVAARLEAWGIPTHRGLGGTGVVGIIKGRTDNGRAVGLRADMDALPMQEVNTFEHASRTPGKMHACGHDGHTAMLLAAARYLADQRDFDGTVYVIFQPAEENGGGAKRMVDDGLFEKFPMEAVFGMHNWPGMKVGTFALTPGPIMASSNEFIINITGKGTHAGMPNLGIDPVMTAVQVAQSLQTIITRNRNPLDAAVLSITQIHTGSADNVVPTEAVMRGTVRTFTLETLDLIERRMRDIIEHTCAAMDCEAEFIFSRNYPPTINHPEHAAFCAEVMRGLVGAENVNANVQPTMGAEDFAFMLQAKAGAYVWIGNGDGAHREAGHGLGPCMLHNGSYDFNDDLLPLGGSYWVEVARQWLGQAR, from the coding sequence ATGAACCTGCTCGAACCCATCGTCGCCTGGCAAGCGGAGATCGCCGCCATCCGCCGCGACCTGCACGCCCATCCCGAACTGTCCTACGAGGAACACCGTACCGCCGACGTGGTCGCCGCCCGCCTGGAAGCCTGGGGCATCCCCACCCATCGCGGGCTGGGCGGCACCGGGGTGGTCGGCATCATCAAGGGCCGCACCGACAATGGCCGCGCCGTGGGGCTGCGGGCCGACATGGACGCCCTGCCCATGCAGGAAGTCAACACCTTCGAGCATGCCAGCCGGACCCCCGGCAAGATGCACGCCTGCGGCCATGACGGCCATACCGCGATGCTGCTGGCGGCGGCGCGCTACCTGGCCGACCAGCGGGATTTCGACGGCACCGTCTACGTCATCTTCCAGCCGGCCGAGGAGAACGGCGGCGGCGCCAAGCGCATGGTCGACGACGGCCTGTTCGAGAAATTCCCGATGGAAGCGGTGTTCGGCATGCACAACTGGCCGGGCATGAAGGTCGGCACCTTTGCCCTGACGCCGGGCCCCATCATGGCGTCCAGCAACGAATTCATCATCAACATCACCGGCAAGGGCACGCATGCGGGCATGCCCAACCTGGGCATCGATCCGGTGATGACGGCGGTGCAGGTGGCGCAGTCGCTGCAGACCATCATCACGCGCAACCGCAATCCGCTGGACGCCGCGGTGCTCAGCATTACGCAGATCCACACGGGCAGCGCCGACAACGTGGTGCCGACCGAGGCCGTCATGCGCGGCACGGTGCGCACCTTCACCCTGGAGACGCTGGACCTGATCGAGCGCCGCATGCGCGACATCATCGAGCACACCTGCGCGGCCATGGACTGCGAGGCCGAGTTCATTTTCTCGCGCAACTATCCGCCCACCATCAACCATCCCGAGCACGCCGCCTTTTGCGCCGAGGTCATGCGCGGGCTGGTCGGCGCGGAGAACGTCAATGCCAACGTCCAGCCCACCATGGGGGCGGAGGACTTCGCCTTCATGCTGCAGGCCAAGGCAGGCGCCTACGTCTGGATAGGCAACGGCGACGGCGCCCACCGCGAGGCGGGCCACGGCCTGGGGCCGTGCATGCTGCACAACGGCAGCTATGACTTCAACGACGACCTGCTGCCCCTGGGCGGCAGCTACTGGGTGGAAGTGGCGCGCCAGTGGCTGGGGCAGGCGCGCTGA